The Ignavibacteriales bacterium DNA segment AAATATATAGTGTCTTTAGAGCACAAACCAAAACCAAATGAAGATAAAATAGAGCGATTTCAATCACCTATATTTTTAAAAGTTATTGACGGAATAGTTTACTTAGGTATAGACGATTCTTACGAGAATATATTAGGTGAAAAATTTGAATTTAAGTTAAAGTTTAAAGGCGACAATAAAGGAATTATAAAAAGTCTTGGAACATTAAATGTCCCAAATAAATTTATCTTAAGTGATTTTATTCAAAAACATTTATCAAGTAATTGGAAAAAGATTCAATGAACTACACAGCACTTACAATAGGACCAATCCACAAAACACTGCAAAGCGTTAAAAGTACCAAAGCAATTTGGGCAGCAAGCTATATGTTTTCTTATCTCATCAAGGAGATAATAAAACAAATAAATAATAAGAATGATATTATTATTCCATATTCTAAGGAAGTCGAGATAAATGGAAAGAAGGAAAATCCTTTAGCTGAGGATTTCAAAAAGAGAGCTGGACTTTTCCCGGATAGAATTATACTAAAAAGGTAAAATTGATATACAAAGAATTATTGATGAGATACTAACTGGTTTTGGTAAAAAATCAAAAATCCCTATTGCCTATTTAAAGAATTACATAAACTGTTATCATTTATCAGTTGAGCTTGCAGATAACGAAAATATAATTTTACGTATCTATCAACTGCTTGATTCATTAGAACTTCAGCAAAGGGTTCTTGAAAATGCAAACCTCAACTACATTGAAGAATTTCTTGAAAAGATTAATCCTTATAATTTTCTTCTCAAATCAGAATTTGAAGAACGTCCTTTTCCTAGTACAATTGAAATAACAACTTCTGAATTTGAAAAATTAGAAGGGTATATTGAAGCAGCGAAAGAGTTAAGAAAAAAGGATGACGAAGAGAATCAAACCAATTTTATTAAAGCAATTAAAAAAATTGCAGACAATAAATTCAGAAACTACCAAAAATACATTGCCGTGGTTCAGGCAGACGGCGATTATATGGGGGCATTTATTAAACAGCTATATGGGCTCCCAAATAAAGATCATTTAATCAAACAATTCTCTAAAAACTTGCTTTCCTTTGCAATTGAGTCTGTTGAATTAATTAAAAAATTTAGCGGTACACCAATCTATGCTGGCGGTGATGACTTGTTATATTTTATGCCGGTCGCTCAAACAAATACTGATGGTAATATCACTTTCATTAATAAAACCGTATTCAGTCTAATTGCTGAGATTGATAAAATATTTAATAAATATTTTACGGACTTTAATGAAGAAGGAATAGACTTTAAAGGAATAATAGCTCAGGTTAAGAAAAAACCATCAATGTCTTACGGTGTTTCAATAAGCTATTATAAATTCCCTTTGAATCAAGCGCTTGAAGAAGGCGTAAATCAACTATTTAACATTGCCAAAAAAACAGATAAGAAAAATGCTGTTTCATATACAATTCTCAAACACAGCGGGCAGTATTTTGGTACAACATTCCATAAAGATGAAACTTCATATACAACATTTAACGAATTAATAAAAGAAAATCTAACCGGTGATAATTTTATCCATTCCGTTATTTATAAACTAGATCCACAGAAAGAAGTGATTAAAGAAATTGGGAAAATTGCTGCTGCCAATAGAGCCGATACTTTTAACAATTTCTTTTTAAACAACTTTAATGAAAGTGTGCATAGGGATAAGAACGAT contains these protein-coding regions:
- the cas10 gene encoding type III-B CRISPR-associated protein Cas10/Cmr2, producing MDIQRIIDEILTGFGKKSKIPIAYLKNYINCYHLSVELADNENIILRIYQLLDSLELQQRVLENANLNYIEEFLEKINPYNFLLKSEFEERPFPSTIEITTSEFEKLEGYIEAAKELRKKDDEENQTNFIKAIKKIADNKFRNYQKYIAVVQADGDYMGAFIKQLYGLPNKDHLIKQFSKNLLSFAIESVELIKKFSGTPIYAGGDDLLYFMPVAQTNTDGNITFINKTVFSLIAEIDKIFNKYFTDFNEEGIDFKGIIAQVKKKPSMSYGVSISYYKFPLNQALEEGVNQLFNIAKKTDKKNAVSYTILKHSGQYFGTTFHKDETSYTTFNELIKENLTGDNFIHSVIYKLDPQKEVIKEIGKIAAANRADTFNNFFLNNFNESVHRDKNDRNKLVGFLTKTKQLFIDIYNENELNNSELGIDKQNEINLNKIYSALRFIDFIHNKEERDD